ctcgcagccttctgaagggcgccttctaggaccttcaccttcccttggacatcatcataaagcgacttctgagtcgccaattcagtaccaagaccttccaactccttggctcgctcggcatcccttcggagaatgccctcagcgaaattgataatctgcatataagacggctcacgaataaaaaagggcgaatagaaataggcggttacaatggacgcaagatccttgaaagagaatgacaagcaacaatatacctctacagaacgcttctcgatcccctccacagcggtagggagcggtacttgttcgcgcacacgggaagcagagggaagccgcccgaggacattgcatatagaagagacaatgtccttgcaagaaaaactcacggccatgccaaaggtcctagtccaccatctgctgatgtcgggaattggctgcaaaggcgtaaagaaaaatatcaagagaacagcagatagctcatgaggaaaaaagtagcaatatagaaagagggaataaatcaggatacctcatgaattggggtactgctctttcctttggatgaggcggatacgggtgtaccgccaacagtaagggacacggaggtgttcttcttcttgggacgagaagactctgtatccgcacttatcttccgctttctcgtcaaaggaagatcctcggaggcagaagcgggaccttgtgaaacggaggcccttacaggagaagccgcctcaatggaaggaatcgttcctccagaagaatccgcccctacaacggaggcggttcccgccatccgcttcttccttctcgctagggctttagcctcccgatctgcagcgatttgagataaaggatcacccctgcaaagggttaaaagaaatcatcaacttggaaataaaaagtaccttgtacaaaaacgcgataagggatatagaccacgcgatccccctcgcggtaggcaatcgctactcggctccttagcatatggaaggcctgatcatatgtccatacaaaaggaggggtactcttcaggaacttgatgacggcggattcttcctcgctgggataatcgaagttcaaactcttcacattgggccggccccaatggcgaaggaagttcggatttccctcattaaacttgataaaaaagtaagagcgatcccactcgcggatcttgttcagtttctcgtcaaaaccatagtatccgctctggcggatgaaagtgaaataccccgccgaactcttgaaatgatgaagcttggagaaaattttaagcgagaaaggaacctccaaacaatccgccagaaatttatccagggtcaagtcggcccatccatttggatgtaactgcccgggtgcgattccgtaaccgccgaggatggaagcaatctcatccgccagcggataagtgaagccgcagataatctgggcgacgaaaatggtgaaatacccctttgggtaatcgcccggtcctctatcctccccgggaatgatggtctcgagaccttggagccaaggatattgcacccgcaaatcctcaatggtctcgcgacaaactaggcttcccgacctgtccctctttggtaacaaacggggggttgggacaggtggcggaatcaacttcttagggtcaaaacctagaccctcgtcggttgtattcgccaggtggaggaagtcagcggggtgggaatcagacccatgagaactggttgaaacttcatcaaccatctcatcaacttcatgagaaacctcgcggacgtagctctcatcgaacggtacgaagtcaaggtcggggttcgacatgttgaggaaaagaaataaacagaagtaaaaagccgaacgaggtacaaattatgaagaggaaaacttacatgggaAAGACAACACATAGAAATGACGgaaataagaggtcaacgccggaaaagatgacgccggaaaagaaataacgaaagaggaaaaattcacaagtttttgaattttgaatagacaagcaaaaacgaaccgtcccctatgaacagaccctaaagggctctttaatcaaactaaaggggaggcatgtgatgacccgcgaggctaaaccgggtcatattcatttcgcaggcccagcccatacttagacccatggtgtaagatcggatgggacccgaataaaggaagcgggcgcagcgagtaaccgtcccgaatgggacccgaataagcggaaaagggtgaagcgagtaaccgccccgaattcctaaacggagcatcaagactcccactcagaaccatgttcgttgccatgaaagccacgaaagggacatggcctaaaaagggggaaccgccctcagaacgtggcccactaaggagtaaccgccctcggcggttacctaaaaaacacctataaaaggccttaagaataagggaaaaaggtacgttcacaattttccccgcaatactattgtcaaattaccaaccctcttacaaaaactgacttgatcgtcggagagttttcccggagatcctgtctccggttctgttttgcaggtaactccggcagggaatatcaaatcggatccggcaagttatcaattTGTTATTATCTTAACCttgatttattaatatatatgttttttccatttatttaaatataaaatggcTACTTTGGCCATAGTCAAATTTCGGCTTATCGTTCGTGCttaatttatgtaaattttCTAATGTTAGTATTTCTTTTACTATGTAAAGCATGTAGTTGCCTGTCTTTTACTTAATTCATTTAGCCGTTAAAAAAGTATTGACGATGGCAAGAATAATAATGATATTCACAATACACGTTTAAAATTCAAACACATATCATCAAAAAGAATATAAActttttttattacattttcTTCATGTGTACAAATTAAGTTTGTATAATTAGAGAATACCCTCATTCTCACAAGAATAATAATGGATGAATAATAATATTCACATTACATGATCATAAGAAAGCCAGTTGATTAATTAACCTCACTAGCTAATATTGTCATCAatgaattaatcaattaaaagaATTGTAATAAAGATTAATTTACAAACAACTATTAGGTTGGACAATGCCGATCGCCTTTCCCACGGCGTTGGCGCAGAACGATTGGACAACTTGACGAGTTGAATGCGTCAATTTGACATCGCTTACTTTGATTCCTTTGCATGGATACTTAGAGCTGCAATCAAATTTCATAGCAACTTGAGTAGCTGATGTTCCTAGTATGCCTTCATATACCACATCACTAATTTTTAAGCCGGATACCTGAGTTGGACAGTTTAAGTTGTGAGGACAGTAATGTTGGTCTATGAGAATAGGATTTTGGACATTTTGCATAATAGCGTCTATGAATCGAACCCCTTGAACAAAACCAGTGGTGGGTCTAGCCCATGACTTAATTCTAAATCCATTAGTAGTCCCTGTAAATACAGTTCTCTTGACAGTGACGTTTTGAACACCTTCCTCCTCGGCGGTCTTGGCCAAGCTTCCAATAGAAATGCCATGGCCAGGGCCGCATCTGACACCTTCAACCCATAGATTCTTAGTACCAGGACCAATAGAAATGCAATCATCTCCAGTTTTAATTGTGGAGTTGATAATAGCAACATCAGTTGAAAGCTGGACATGAATACCATCAGTGTTAGGGCTGTTTCCATCAGCAACAACTTTAATGTTTTGGACATACACATCTTTGCAACCATTGAATACAATGTGGAACATTTGGCTGTTTAAAGACAATAATCCCTTAATCTTGATGTTGTTGGAATTGGTAAAGCTTAGACTCtgcaatattatatattaattgaatCAGAAACATAATTATATAATGTACGTCTAAAAAGCATACAATATAGAACAGATGCAAGGGAGAATTATAAGTAAGTACCGTAGCTCCAGAAGAGGGGCAGTTGGGGGATTTGGCTAATTTGCAAGCCCACAAGGAAGCACCTTTAGCATCCAAAGAGCCACCCAAAATGGAGACACCACTAACTCCTTCAAAGCTAAGCCAATTGCTAGAACTAGCAAGAATTGTGTAATCTTGAGGAGCCCAAAGAGTGCCATCAATCCTAAAAGTAATAGAAGGGGATTTGCAGGCACCTTTAAAGATCATTGGACTAACCAAATACCTTCCTTTAGGAACATAAATCATAGTGGAATTTGTTGAATCACAGGCTTCAGCCCAAGCATTAAGAAAAGCCTTGGTGGAATCAGTCACTCCATTGGGTCTTGCTCCGTATTTTAGTACATTGTAATTTGTAGTTCCAGCAAATGAGGAGTTGATGAGTAAGCCCAAAAAAAGGACCAACAAAATGAAAGTTGCCATATGATTGTAAGAAGTgattatataagaaagaattagGTAATGGttataagaagaagaagaaatatatGAAGTTGAGAATTGATGTGTTGGAAGTTGAAGGAGGGTTAAGGGTATTTATAATAATCAGAGATGAAGCCAGCAGTGCAGTGCAGGGATATAGATAGATAGtgtaagaaaaaagaaagataatTAAACAAAATGGGGCCGGAGAATTAGCTAACACGTACCGAAGTTTACAGTAGCTAGTGGGAAGTTAATTAACTTAATTAATTTGCTGCGATCAAAGCctcacttttttgttttttcttttaggAATGGAGTAGAGAATAAGAGAGGTAGCTTATCATACAAAAGAAAGAAGCAAAGTTGAAGAAAACAGCGCCCAAAACGCAAACAGCTTAATCtctaatatatttaatttaatcaaatgaTTAATCTGCACAAGTCAACATTTGGTCCAGCCACCATCTTAGCacacaataataaattatttatatttttagcatTAATATTATCcaaattactaaaaaaaaacgCGGATTCAGTTTAACTTCACAATTAAATTAGTCGGATTAAATGAATAGGTAGTTGCTTACTTTAGCTTCAAGTTCATACTAGTTTATTAATAATATGCTGATCTGTTAAACTCCACACGAATTTCCTTCAATGTCACTTATTAAATTATGACATAATGAAAGTTAATGTATAATCTCGTTTTCACAGGGTATGAATAAAAAAGTTACGATTTAAAAAGCAAATTTCAAACCCTAATCCTGAAGAAAACAATTAGATGATCACAAACCTTTACCCAGAAGAAAAATTGATCCTAGCTTGACAAACCCTAACACTGCAAGAAACCCTAATCAGTTACTCCCTGTGTTATGCACCCTAAATGTGTCTCTGACTACGAAGCACCGACTCCAGGCACGACAAcaacatttttaaaaaatatgagatacggGTGCGGCAGGACatggtaaattttatataattaattatatatatatattagatataaaaataaataaaaacttgttAAATCACAAATAAGTCATTCTCTAGGATGAAATCGCAACGATTTTTGTGCGATGAAATCAGACAAGACAACGACaagaaagaagatgaaatcGCAGGAGAATCGCTAAGAATCGTAAATGGCAAAACAAATCGAAGAAAGAAGACAAAGAAGCCCTAAGCGTTTATAATCGCAATACACAATGTGAGAATTAGATGtagtttatgttttttttttttgtcaaattttataATTGAGCCATAGAttttaaaagatttaaaaaaaaaccctaaacttTTACATATTTTCACCATTAGCCGAGTCTCCGCCACGTGCCCGCGAGTCCCATCCGAGTCCCATGTCATCGTCGTGTTCCCGAGTCCGACATGGCCATGGCGACCCCAAGGAAGAGTTCGTGCTTCATAGGTCTCTGATGGTAACTGAAAAAGGAGGCCGTAAAAAAGGAGGTTCAACACAACTCCATTGTCATAGAGTTATTGAGAAGGTTCAAGAACGAAAAAAAAAGTCATTAGGTGCATTAAAATTAGTAACTGAGAGTTGGGGTTAGGGATATTTTGGCATTTGAGAGGTTACAaattgttgtgcggaattaacgaaagataaataataaataatcgaaaacacaaatttacgtggttcaccaatgtTGTGTTTGCTAGTCCACGAgtagaaggagaatagtatttatTAGGAGGTGAAAATTAGACTAcaaattaggtttacataatggagtatttataatacccaatactgattcaaggcattacgacataAATACTATCTCATTGTGCTCAATTTGATCATCTCAAATACAAAAGTAATAAGCTTCCTTTTGTCGAGTGTTCCTACAAAATATAGTGAGAGGAAAATAGTGAGGGAAAGTTGAGGTTGGAAAAATATTACACTGTGAGTGTGTAATGGTACCGTTTGAGTATTCCAATTGTCTCCTAAATTATTATCTACCTCAATTTTGGATACACTTTGAGATGTCTTAATTTTTGTATTCCCATTAATATTATTAGTAGAGTTATTTTTTTATGCCCTGTGGGTTTTTCCACTGTAAAAGGATTTCCAcataaatatttgatattttcttggtttatctttatctttattattttattattattctattttatttatacacatGACCTAGTTAAGAGTTTAATCTAAAAACAAGAGTAATCAGGTCGATTCAGAAAAGAGGAGAGGGATTAGACTGGAACAGAGGAAAGGAGATGGTTTACCTTAAGCATAAAAGATAAGAGGGATTGGTTTGAGAGAGAGCTCGATCATATGTGGGAAAGCGCTCGAGCATTTGGAGGTTTTTATGCTGTCTATAAAAGTAATGTTTTACTCGTTGAAACAACAACAGGTTCCAAATAAAACTTTCCCTCTAAAAGCTCTAATCGATCTATTTCTAACTAAACACTAAGAAATATGGTGTTTTAAGGAAAAGGTAAACATGAGATACAGAAATGAGAAACAAACACTTTCAAAATCTCTACTCCaaatatagaataaataaataaaaaaagaatttttaaattaggttTAAGAAAATCAACCACACCCAAAATCTAGATTGTTTGTAATAGTAATGTTAAATGCACTGGTTAATATAAGGAGTTGtttaaagttggtcaaaaaaGTCAATTAACTCTGTAAACTTACAGAATGTTTCATTGCTTGAATttgattaaaatatttattttccaCGTGAATTTATTTAAgggaaaatttatatatttagaccaattatcCAATGCATTACATATCTAAACAATTTATTTGTAACTTTTCCAAAATGCCTCAAGCCTTTCATCTTCCCACTTCATTTCTATCgtttcatcttcctctctttctttttttattgtgCGAAAggaatccattttttttatcatcgttcctcttctttctctctttatcTCTCTGTTCATGTGCGAATCGAAcgcatggttcttcatcttcctctttttatttttttcttcttgtgcGAATCGAATGCATCATTATTCAACGTTCTTCTATGTTTATCATATGCTTATTATCGATTTCAATGGCAAAAGGCGGAAAGAATGTAAGTACCTACTGTATTTTTGCGTTCACCTTCCTCTCTTTCCAGAAAATGACTTCGCAGAATAAGTTTGTTTCATATTTTGCGCAGCCTGCATAGCAAAATCATCATCTGAACTTGTATTTTCTCTAGAAAATGACTTCACAGTTGCGCAATATGCGAAGCAAATTTATCTTGTCATGTTGTATTTCTTTCGCATGCTTTGTAGTTTCGCATTCTGCGAAGcgtttctttcattattttcctaaaatgacttaatttttgtgaaggttAAATACAAAGATATCAAATTCAAGTATCCGTTTAGCTTGAATAAAAAGACATCAATCACAGCGAGGGGTGATTGGAATGtgatgaagaaagtgaagagCAAATGTTCTAGTTCATTTTGCTTCTGAACTTCCTCCCAAAAGCCATTAATTCTGTATGACGCTGCAGATTTTTCTTACTCCTGTAAAGCTTGGAAGCACTCCAATTGGGGTTTACTATAGTACACTAGTGCTCATGCCATTGCTGGGATTTAGGGTTTATGgtttgaattattgttgcaatcttgttgtaaattttaataatgttatATTTTTGATGTCATTTTGCTATACATGTTGTTTACTTGTATATATTTTaggaaaataacaaaatatactACTTCGTATTTTTCCCAAACTGTGAAGGCTGAGCAAAAACTGCCAAGGTAAATACTACTTCAGTAAATGAATTTGCGAAAACTGCGAAGCAAACTCATTCTGTGAAGTAGTATTTCTTTTCGCAGACTTCATAGTTTGCGAAAATGTTAAATAAAATCATATGCAGGAAGTATTATCCTCTGTGAAAAACgtataaaatactaaaaaatagaGTGTCAAGTTCGCAAACTAAGAAGGAAACGAATAGAGAAAGAAGAAATATTAAGAAATTTTTAAGTTGtcatatatatatgaagggcattttgggaaagtaataaataaatagtctagatatgtaatgtgttgggtaattggtctaaatatgtaaatgagtctcccatttgatttagttttgtaattttccctttatttaAAGTAGCATATTGGTCTTATAGT
The DNA window shown above is from Euphorbia lathyris chromosome 1, ddEupLath1.1, whole genome shotgun sequence and carries:
- the LOC136212527 gene encoding polygalacturonase-like, which encodes MATFILLVLFLGLLINSSFAGTTNYNVLKYGARPNGVTDSTKAFLNAWAEACDSTNSTMIYVPKGRYLVSPMIFKGACKSPSITFRIDGTLWAPQDYTILASSSNWLSFEGVSGVSILGGSLDAKGASLWACKLAKSPNCPSSGATSLSFTNSNNIKIKGLLSLNSQMFHIVFNGCKDVYVQNIKVVADGNSPNTDGIHVQLSTDVAIINSTIKTGDDCISIGPGTKNLWVEGVRCGPGHGISIGSLAKTAEEEGVQNVTVKRTVFTGTTNGFRIKSWARPTTGFVQGVRFIDAIMQNVQNPILIDQHYCPHNLNCPTQVSGLKISDVVYEGILGTSATQVAMKFDCSSKYPCKGIKVSDVKLTHSTRQVVQSFCANAVGKAIGIVQPNSCL